In the genome of Maribacter forsetii DSM 18668, the window TGCACCATTTAGTATATGAAGTAGTAGATAACTCTATTGATGAGGCTATGGGTGGTCATTGTGACAACATTAGCGTAATCATAAACGAAGATAATTCCATAACCACTAAAGATAACGGTAGGGGTATTCCTGTAGATCTTCATAAAAAAGAAGGCGTATCTGCATTACAGGTTGTAATGACCAAAATTGGTGCAGGTGGTAAGTTTGATAAAGATTCTTATAAAGTTTCTGGTGGTCTACACGGTGTTGGTGTTTCTTGTGTAAATGCATTGTCTGATCATTTATCGGCAACGGTTTATAGAGATGGTGTTGTTTGGCAACAAGAATACTCTAGAGGTAAGGCTTTGTATCCTGTTAAAAGAATAGGAGAAACTACGGAGAGAGGTACAGAGGTGACTTTTCACCCAGATGATACCATATTCACACAAACTATAGAATATAGCTACGAAACTTTGGCAAATAGAATGCGTGAGCTTTCTTTCTTGAACAAAGGGGTAACTATCAGTATTACGGATAAGCGCCAGAAAGATGAAAAAGGAGAGTACGTTGGAGAAACGTTCTTTTCTAATGAAGGTCTTAAGGAGTTTGTTAAGTTTTTAGATGGTAACCGTGAGTCTTTGATACAAGGGGTTATTGCTATGGAAGGGGAAAAGAATGACATTCCTGTTGAAGTAGCTATGATATATAACACTAGTTATACAGAGAATCTTCACTCTTACGTAAACAATATTAATACGCACGAAGGTGGTACGCATTTATCTGGATTTAGAAGAGGTTTAACTTCTACTTTAAAGAAATATGCGGATGCTTCTGGTATGTTGGATAAATTAAAGTTTGAAATTCAAGGAGATGATTTCCGTGAAGGTCTTACGGCAATTGTATCCGTAAAAGTTTCTGAGCCTCAATTTGAAGGTCAGACAAAAACAAAATTAGGTAACAGAGAGGTTTCGGCAGCAGTAAGTCAGGCAGTGTCTGAAATGTTGACGGATTATCTTGAGGAACACCCGGACGATGCTAAAACTATTGTTCAAAAAGTAATTCTTGCAGCGCAAGCTAGACATGCAGCTTCTAAAGCTCGTGAAATGGTACAGCGTAAGAATGTAATGAGCGGTGGTGGTTTACCTGGTAAACTATCTGATTGCTCTGAGCAAGATCCTGAAAAATGTGAGATATTCCTTGTCGAGGGAGATTCGGCAGGTGGTACTGCAAAAATGGGTCGTGATCGTAACTTTCAAGCGATCTTGCCATTAAGAGGTAAGATTTTGAATGTTGAAAAAGCCATGCAACACAAGGTTTTTGAAAACGAAGAAATCAAAAATATGTATACTGCTTTGGGGGTAACTATTGGTACCGAAGAAGATAGTAAGGCATTGAACTTAGATAAGTTAAGATATCATAAAGTAGTCATCATGTGTGATGCCGATGTCGATGGTAGTCATATTGAAACACTGATTTTAACTTTCTTCTTCCGTTACATGAGGGAGTTGGTAGAACAAGGACATATTTATATTGCAACTCCGCCTTTATACTTAGTTAAAAAAGGACAAAAGAAGAGATATGCTTGGAGTGATAAAGAGCGTGACGAAATTGCGGATAGCTACAGTGGTGGTGTTAGTATACAACGTTACAAAGGTCTTGGTGAAATGAACGCAGAGCAATTGTGGGATACTACAATGAATCCTGAGTTTAGAACATTACGTCAAATACAAATAGATAATGCGACGGAAACAGATCGTGTTTTCTCTATGCTTATGGGTGACGAAGTACCGCCTAGAAGAGAATTTATTGAGAAAAATGCTGTTTATGCAAACATTGACACATAGAAAATACCATTTACACAACAAAAACCTGCGCCTACAGCGCAGGTTTTTTAGTTTTAGGTAAAATTAGAAATATGAAAAATCTACTTACTTGCATTTTAGTTGGAACATGCTTAACGGCGACTGCTCAAGCAGATTTCAATAATGTGCTTTCAGCCGGAGTTGAAGATGCGGAAAGGTTTACTACGGATTACATGTCTCCACTATCAGAAAGTGTGGTGTATAGCATGTCAACAGGTTGGTATAATACTGCCGATGCAAAACCCTTAGGCGGATTTGAAATTTCAATTATAGGTAACATAACCGGTTTTAAGAATAAAGAAGATAAAAAGACATTTATCCTAGATCCAAACGATTACCAGAATTTGGATTTTGTGGATAACCCAGGTGTTGCAAGAGAAGTTTCAACTGCATTAGGCGATATTTCTGGAACAGAGGTATTCGTTGAAGGTGAAGTTTTAGGGGTAACGGTTCGTGAGACTTTTGAACTGCCATCAGGATTAGCAGGAGAAGATATCGATTTTATCCCTTCAGGATATTTACAAGGAAGTGTAGGGTTAATCAAAGGAACAGAGATAAAGGCAAGATT includes:
- the gyrB gene encoding DNA topoisomerase (ATP-hydrolyzing) subunit B, with amino-acid sequence MSEEANKKNYSADSIQALEGMEHVRMRPSMYIGDVGVRGLHHLVYEVVDNSIDEAMGGHCDNISVIINEDNSITTKDNGRGIPVDLHKKEGVSALQVVMTKIGAGGKFDKDSYKVSGGLHGVGVSCVNALSDHLSATVYRDGVVWQQEYSRGKALYPVKRIGETTERGTEVTFHPDDTIFTQTIEYSYETLANRMRELSFLNKGVTISITDKRQKDEKGEYVGETFFSNEGLKEFVKFLDGNRESLIQGVIAMEGEKNDIPVEVAMIYNTSYTENLHSYVNNINTHEGGTHLSGFRRGLTSTLKKYADASGMLDKLKFEIQGDDFREGLTAIVSVKVSEPQFEGQTKTKLGNREVSAAVSQAVSEMLTDYLEEHPDDAKTIVQKVILAAQARHAASKAREMVQRKNVMSGGGLPGKLSDCSEQDPEKCEIFLVEGDSAGGTAKMGRDRNFQAILPLRGKILNVEKAMQHKVFENEEIKNMYTALGVTIGTEEDSKALNLDKLRYHKVVIMCDADVDGSHIETLILTFFFRYMRELVEQGHIYIATPPLYLVKKGQKKRYAWSDKERDEIADSYSGGVSIQRYKGLGEMNAEQLWDTTMNPEFRTLRQIQIDNATETDRVFSMLMGDEVPPRREFIEKNAVYANIDT
- a CDS encoding DUF6588 family protein; its protein translation is MKNLLTCILVGTCLTATAQADFNNVLSAGVEDAERFTTDYMSPLSESVVYSMSTGWYNTADAKPLGGFEISIIGNITGFKNKEDKKTFILDPNDYQNLDFVDNPGVAREVSTALGDISGTEVFVEGEVLGVTVRETFELPSGLAGEDIDFIPSGYLQGSVGLIKGTEIKARFLPKIEYEDASIGLFGVGIQHDFTKLLPADKILPVAISAVIGYTNISGDYDLTNARLIDGEDQRIEAEISSWAFGAVVSTKLPIINFYGGVNYITGKSVTDVLGTYRVTSGPFASDTYEDPFSITKKVNGVTGTLGTKLKLGFFRLNAEYNLGEFNTATVGVNFGFR